Below is a genomic region from Mus caroli chromosome 13, CAROLI_EIJ_v1.1, whole genome shotgun sequence.
tacctaTGGCTGTCCCGAGGCTGCTCACGGagttctgcctcttcagtgctggaattaaaggtgttctCCCTACCACCTCGgatgatttatttatctatttttattttatgtgcaagaGTGTTGTGCCTGCCTGTATGTGTACGCATCATGTACATGccctctggaggtcagaagagcatgtcagatcccctggaactggatggttgtgagctgccatgtgggtgctggagactaaactctgtaagagcagccagtgctcttaaccagggggccactgctccagccccacattcatgcctttttgttttaagactcaCTGTGTTTAACCAGGATTGTTTACATGAAGTTGGGTTTGGAAGTACTCCTTGGACACTGGTAAGCCTCTTGGTGGGTGCACAGTTGAGGACAATGACTGCTCCAGAATCCATTGATAGCCAATAGTTCAGCAAAGAAGGGTGGGCTTCATAAGCATCTGCTTCATCTGTGACCGACTATTGATGGTTCGGTCTTGCACAGGCTTGTTGCAAGCTCTCGTGGCTGCTACGGGGTCCGGACTATTTTGGGTGAACTGTGCTCACGTGTCAGCATTTCACAGCCCTTCTGCCTTCTGGCTCTTATGATCTCTGcatcttgtatttttttaatgccCTACAAAGTTGTAAATCTTCATTAAACCttctcaaccaaccaaccaaccaccaacaaaaccccaaaacatgaAATAGCATAGTAGAATTGAATACCCTATAGAGATGAGACagatggaaaaataaatgttattttgtgAAACTTTTATTGTAGACATActctttttttatataaactACTATAAATTATGTGTAGACGGCTAGGTATAATGTTACTATATAACACTAATTTTGATAGTATGTCAAAACATTTGAAAGAAAGGCTGTTCTAGATGAGAGCCACACCTTTACCAAGGCTTACCCTATGAATCACACTGTTAATTCCTTGGGAAGAAACATTAGTTTAAAAGGTCCTACCCCTAACAACAGAAGACAGACAACTTATTCTTGTTCCCATCCACAATGGAATGGTAATTTTTAAGCtttaaatcaccaaccaaagagtacacatggaaggacccatggccccctctgcatacgtagcagaggatggctttgttgggcatcaatgggaggaggggcccttggtcctatgaaggctcgatgcctcagtgtagggaaatgccagggcagggagatgggaatgggtgggtgggtgggtgggggaacacccttataggaacagggggaagggggatgggatagtgggATTCTGGTGggagggggaccaggaaagggcataacacttgaaatgtaactaaagaaaatatccaataaaaaaataaaatgagagaaaatagaaTGTATAAACATTTTACCAAttcaaacaacaagaacaaaaaacaaatcaaataaacaaacaaaaaacaggagtaGGAGGGATCGTTGAGGAAACAGGGCTGGGaggttttaagagccagaggtcagaaaCTGTCACATAGGCTCCCTGTGCATgggctcacagcagctgtggctgcctgaaTTGAATCTGCACAGGCTCAAGGCGGTGGAGACACAGTTGACAGGCTTGGCTTCTGGGGGCGGGAGAgtctttgggtttggtttttgtaagGGTGTGGTGACCGAGGTGTGGTGACCGAGGTGTGGTTGATGGTCCCACACTCATGAGTATaggggcagcacaaattggattcagtgagatattaaaaaaaaatgacaggaatttGAGAGTGAATGGGAAGGTGAGATCGGATCTGAGAGGAGTGGGGGTGACTGTAATCAAATTACACTGTAGAAAATTCTCaagaattaatttattatatgaaaaagaCAACCTGGTGTAGGTGACTTTCTTGCTCGCAGGTGAGACCTGCCTTTGATGGGGCGTCTTTGATCCATGGCAAAGGAGCAATATGTAGTGTCATTGATGGTACATACTCATGCAGAAAACAGAACTTTGCAGCTCGCCCAACAACACAAGCTCCCCTCAAAAGAATGTCTTTGTCTGGGGTAAACGTGTCATTTCCCACTTCCTCGTGAGTTAAGACTGTCACTGACGTGTTTGGGAGGGACTTCGAGAGCACGCTGCTCCCCTCTCCTCCGTGTCATTTCTCAAAAAGTTTCTCATCAATTTAAGTCAAGCTTGGGTTCAACCCCCACTTTGGGAAATATTTGGGATTTACCCTCTttgctatttcattttattcttttcttttaacacaTATAAGACATTTTTAATCTCTCATTTTATCTATTGAATATAATAAAGACTTTATCCTTAGGGTGGATTGAAATGCATCATTTTAAGTTAGCAGTGCTCATTTAAAGACTCTCGTGCCTGCAACTTTGTGAAGGGGAATCAGTGGGAATGTTTAACTTTTTTGGCAAGAGAGATCCCTATGTGACAATTTTCTGTATGAATCTAACACTGCAACTGTTTAGTATTCCTTTTTATAGACAGCTTTCTGTCCAGGACATGAAGAAAGATAGTAGCAAAAATACCTGGAGAAGTGTGAGAGAATAAAAGGCTATGCACTATAAAAGggctttatttttagttatgcTCCTGTGTCTGTGGATATGTGTACCTGCGGGTGAAGGTGCCCTGGGGGCCTAGACTGGCTGGCTCCCCTGGGGCTGCAGCTAGGGGTGGTAAGCTACCACATggggtgctgagccatctctctagccccaagagaCAGACTGTTTTATGCTTCTTCCTTGTGGCTTTATTGTAGTGtgagcttttaaaattaattgttaaaGTTAAATATGTGAATTGATTATGCacacagatttcttttctctttcttttccttccttccgtctttcttctcctcttctttcttccctccctaccccaccctctcctcccttcctctgttcctttcttctttcatgctGTACTTGGGATCAAACCAGAGATTggcacatgctgggcaagtatGCTATTTTCCCCAGCTAAAAATTTCCTAGTTCTAAAGTTACTTAACTTTCCATTTGTACAGAAAGATAAGTCTTGTACAAACTGTAGGGTATtctaaaataaacaacagaaatctaTCAGTAAaattagacttttaaaatgagaagGAATAGGCTAGAATAATTGAAAGCTTTGGTGCAAGGTTCTATAGcctattgtttattttttgaagacttgttttaaattatgtgtatatgttggtGAGTATAGTCatatgtgagtgtaggtgccttcagagtccagaagaaggcgTTAGAGCCCcgggaactggaattatagacagttgtgagctggctGACATGGGAGCCAAgaatcaaattcagatcctctACAAGAATAATaggtgctcttgactgctgagccatctctccagttctggtTCTATGTCCTtgtaaaacatatacatatacatgcatatataaaacatatattaaagcattcatatatgaaatatacacacacatatagattatatattttatgttctatatataaactatacattttatatataaagttatatataaatTTTCTGTGGAGTTTGGCCTAATATTAAAGCATTGACCTGGCCCTAGTTCTGGCTCTGCTGTTCATGAGTGGTGTGCCCTTGTGTGAGATGTTTGTTATTCCTgcatcattttattcatttataaattatggAGCTATGTCACTTCTGTAAGCCTAATTTATGTACCCACACTCACAGGGCCAGTCCCATGCCTGGTTTGCACtggtgcatgtgttgtgtgtgtgcacaaaggAGTGGTTGTGGGCACAACGACTCCCCCAAGAGTCTAGGTTACGTCTCCCTTGGGTCTGAACAGTGCCACACACTCCTTCGAGCTGAAGTGCTTGTACTAGGGAGGCTGTCTCAGAGTCCCTCTCTCAGCTAGCTGACTTGTAAGAAATCCTGTGTTAGGAAGAGATGGCACCCTCTTCTTTGATGGCACCATTGGGATTCCATTGTGTCATCAAATGCCTTCCCCCTCAAGCCTTCTCTGGTCTTGTACTCTTTAACATTCTCCTAGATCTAGTCTCTTTTCATGGActtatttttgtctattttggCCCAGGATTTTGGTTATCAGGGCCACTGATGATTGGTTAGTGGATACCTTAGCATGCTGACGTCAGAAGGACTGCAGGAGAGGTTGAGAAGTGTTATCTACCATAGCCTTGTTTTCAAAACACCTCCAATGCATACATAAGCcctaaaagaaaatgagatctgAAAGAACtgactttaattttaattcagaGTCCCCAAATTAGTGCAACCATTAAATgctgctttcatttaaaaatatgtagtaaCCTCGTATAAAGCAATTATAACTAAGATTGTTCTTTGGGAATAATGAATAAAAGACCAGAAGGGAGGCCGAGCTTCAGAATACTTCAAGCAAGTCTTGAACTTGAGTTTTTGGACCCCTTTGCTCAAGCTGCATCAGTTTATGTGATTCTTGGAACCTGTCCCAAAGGGATGGCTTTTGTCTGAGCCCAGTGTTGGCTTTCTGAGACTGTAGAAGATAGACCTAATGAGAGTGGGGAATGAGTGGTGATGTAGGCTAAAGTACACACTCCTCAAAGATACTGGTGTGAAATCTCTGTAGCCTGCGAACGCGACTGTctacaaacagacaaaaccattTTCACTACATGGTGGGTTTCGGGTTCTTGGAAGGAGCATCGGTGGGCTTAAATCCAACATCAGGTGTCCTATGACTTGTGGGAAAATCAAAGACTAGATGCAGAGGAGTCTGTTCTCATGGAGGCAGGCAGGCGTGGTGTGAACACAAACGGAGGAACGGTGGCTACAGTCGAACCAGAAGTGGCAAGGCTGAGACTCCCACCCACCCCTAGACTTTACACTTCAACCCCAGACTGTGGGAGAGTCAGTTTCTGGCGCATAACCACCCAACTTGTGGCCATTTGGTAGGACAGCCACAAGGCTCTGGtcagggtgggggcgggggaggggtagGGGTAGAAGTGGGCAGGGTAGGGGGGTAGGAgtatggggggaggggtaggGGGAGCAAGCACTGGAGAGGAATCTTAGCAAAGGCTCAGGTGCTGGGTAAAAGGCCTGAATGGTTTGCCAGGTGAACCTGGCTGGTGCAGGGAGCACTCTGCCCTGGGAGGGATGACGGTCCTATCTCAGATCACCCTAGTTCTCAGCAGCCACCCTTGTACCAAGATCTTCTTTCTCCCACAGGTCACAGAGACAGAGTGCTGCATTTgtcactgagtccagaccagaCACGCCTATTTTCTGCTGCGGCAGATGGGACAGCTTGTGTGTGGAAGTGCTGCTAGTCACCCAACCCAGCCAGTCCTAGGGAGAACTGTACTGCCGGCTTTCCTTCTCCACTAGGTCATTGGGAATGGAAGATGTGATGGCTGACTCTTCCTTGCCTGATTCTTTTCAGGCTGGAGTCTCTATACTTCCTATCCCATAGCCCAGAGATCTCTaaacccttccctttcctcttctgctccttcttccctcccttcccctttctcatccccttctctcccttccagaCTTCCTcgctcttcctctttccctccttttccctctccctctccaatCTCAGGCTATTCTCAAAATTAGTACATAGCTCAGTCTGGCCCCAACTCCCAAACCTTTTGTCTTTACCTCCTGAGACTTGGTTTATAGGTGTAAGCCAACATATATGGCTCTTAAAAAAACCCACCCTCTCCTTTATTtctctcataaaaacaaaacaaaaaccctaattGTTGTAGAGCAGGGTAGTGTATATACCAGAGAAATTAGGATTCTTTTGCCAAGTTCATGTTAATTTGCCAGTTTAttttcttcccatcttcctttAGCTGATGGGAGTAATTAGCTAAACTTAGCTGAGTTTAGTAATTACTTCTTTAGAAAAATTTAGAGCATCTAAAACTTCAAATCTTtctgcctgtttctctgtcttctctctctgtctccctctctctgacacacacacacacacacacacacacacacacacacacacacacacaggacagtgtCAAGTGTCCCCCATCATCCCATTCCAGGTTTTCTGTTTTAACAGTATTATGACAGTGCTGTGATCAAAGTTTATTTCTACAATTATTCTTGGTATGTGGGCAAATGGGcctaatttaagaaaaaaaatcaacatatttCTGGTATTAGTTTTAGTGGAAAGTTTgggatattatttttataaagaaattagtAAAAGTctagacaaaacacaaaatagaagCCTTGACTACAACTCTCTTAAATTTTGTGCTCCAAAATTTCAAGTAAATCTTTAGTGGATAGCTGGGTACATTTTTGGTTCATGAATAGATAGCTGTTGAGTACCATCCAGATTAAGATACGAATGTTTCTGGTATCCTAATAGGATCTCTTGTGCCTAGTGTCAGCTAATAGTCTCCATATCCTGACTTCTATCATGATGGACTAGTTTTTCCTNATGGCTACCTTCAGATATGTGGAAGCACGCAGTAATCATGCATGCAACAAACGCAGTGTTACATGAGACTGCAGTTCTTTTCATTGCTATGTATTTTGCTCTATGAATGTAGACTTTCNTTTACATTAGAAGTGGATATTTAAGTTTGTAGTGGGAAGTTGGCTTTCTTTGGAAACCAAGTTATGTTCCGTGAATGCATTTTTGTTCAGGTGTCAGGTTTGGGATGTGAGGCTGCTTCTTATTGTGCACAGCAGCTGACTGGgatttgtcttgtgctctaggaggggcatgattttgccagctgagAAGAGTTTacctttggaattctggaaactCTTTAGAGGATATAAATATGAGAGGTCTGGGAGGGACTGTGGCCTctgctgtccctgctgctgctgtagcTCCTGCTGCTGTCCCTCCTGCTGCTGTCCCTGCTATTGTCCACactgctgctgtccctgctgctgctgtcccccccccccccccccccacgctgTGGTTGTCCCCCCTGCTGCTGGTTGCTGGTGCTGCTTTTCCTGggttgctggattgctggttggagatatcctaAGGTTGAAGATTGACCTTGTCCCAAGCCCAAGGAATTTGACACCCCCAATCAGCAAGTAGTAATCTAAAGAAAGCTATACCTCCTTTTTCCTCTAACCCTCTTTCTCACCTACATAGTGCTTGGCTGTTGGAAGAGATTGGAGTAGAGAAGGGTGGTAGATATAGGAACCCAAATAAAGCAGGCAAAAGGCCCTGCTACCTAAGTCATGTAGAGTTTTGAGTTTAAGTACTTAGTCTGGTATGTTCACTATTGGATATATCTTTGCTGGACAAACCATTCATTTCAGTTTGGCATATCCTGAGGAGTACAGTTGCtaagttataaaatataaacaggttAATCTTCAATAGGCACTAGTAATTTTTTCCAAGAAATTTACTATGGCAAATTTGTACTTTAACTAGCAATGCATGAAGGGTTGANNNNNNNNNNNNNNNNNNNNNNNNNNNNNNNNNNNNNNNNNNNNNNNNNNNNNNNNNNNNNNNNNNNNNNNNNNNNNNNNNNNNNNNNNNNNNNNNNNNNNNNNNNNNNNNNNNNNNNNNNNNNNNNNNNNNNNNNNNNNNNNNNNNNNNNNNNNNNNNNNNNNNNNNNNNNNNNNNNNNNNNNNNNNNNNNNNNNNNNNNNNNNNNNNNNNNNNNNNNNNNNNNNNNNNNNNNNNNNNNNNNNNNNNNNNNNNNNNNNNNNNNNNNNNNNNNNNNNNNNNNNNNNNNNNNNNNNNNNNNNNNNNNNNNNNNNNNNNNNNNNNNNNNNNNNNNNNNNNNNNNNNNNNNNNNNNNNNNNNNNNNNNNNNNNNNNNNNNNNNNNNNNNNNNNNNNNNNNNNNNNNNNNNNNNNNNNNNNNNNNNNNNNNNNNNNNNNNNNNNNNNNNNNNNNNNNNNNNNNNNNNNNNNNNNNNNNNNNNNNNNNNNNNNNNNNNNNNNNNNNNNNNNNNNNNNNNNNNNNNNNNNNNNNNNNNNNNNNNNNNNNNNNNNNNNNNNNNNNNNNNNNNNNNNNNNNNNNNNNNNNNNNNNNNNNNNNNNNNNNNNNNNNNNNNNNNNNNNNNNNNNNNNNNNNNNNNNNNNNNNNNNNNNNNNNNNNNNNNNNNNNNNNNNNNNNNNNNNNNNNNNNNNNNNNNNNNNNNNNNNNNNNNNNNNNNNNNNNNNNNNNNNNNNNNNNNNNNNNNNNNNNNNNNNNNNNNNNNNNNNNNNNNNNNNNNNNNNNNNNNNNNNNNNNNNNNNNNNNNNNNNNNNNNNNNNNNNNNNNNNNNNNNNNNNNNNNNNNNNNNNNNNNNNNNNNNNNNNNNNNNNNNNNNNNNNNNNNNNNNNNNNNNNNNNNNNNNNNNNNNNNNNNNNNNNNNNNNNNNNNNNNNNNNNNNNNNNNNNNNNNNNNNNNNNNNNNNNNNNNNNNNNNNNNNNNNNNNNNNNNNNNNNNNNNNNNNNNNNNNNNNNNNNNNNNNNNNNNNNNNNNNNNNNNNNNNNNNNNNNNNNNNNNNNNNNNNNNNNNNNNNNNNNNNNNNNNNNNNNNNNNNNNNNNNNNNNNNNNNNNNNNNNNNNNNNNNNNNNNNNNNNNNNNNNNNNNNNNNNNNNNNNNNNNNNNNNNNNNNNNNNNNNNNNNNNNNNNNNNNNNNNNNNNNNNNNNNNNNNNNNNNNNNNNNNNNNNNNNNNNNNNNNNNNNNNNNNNNNNNNNNNNNNNNNNNNNNNNNNNNNNNNNNNNNNNNNNNNNNNNNNNNNNNNNNNNNNNNNNNNNNNNNNNNNNNNNNNNNNNNNNNNNNNNNNNNNNNNNNNNNNNNNNNNNNNNNNNNNNNNNNNNNNNNNNNNNNNNNNNNNNNNNNNNNNNNNNNNNNNNNNNNNNNNNNNNNNNNNNNNNNNNNNNNNNNNNNNNNNNNNNNNNNNNNNNNNNNNNNNNNNNNNNNNNNNNNNNNNNNNNNNNNNNNNNNNNNNNNNNNNNNNNNNNNNNNNNNNNNNNNNNNNNNNNNNNNNNNNNNNNNNNNNNNNNNNNNNNNNNNNNNNNNNNNNNNNNNNNNNNNNNNNNNNNNNNNNNNNNNNNNNNNNNNNNNNNNNNNNNNNNNNNNNNNNNNNNNNNNNNNNNNNNNNNNNNNNNNNNNNNNNNNNNNNNNNNNNNNNNNNNNNNNNNNNNNNNNNNNNNNNNNNNNNNNNNNNNNNNNNNNNNNNNNNNNNNNNNNNNNNNNNNNNNNNNNNNNNNNNNNNNNNNNNNNNNNNNNNNNNNNNNNNNNNNNNNNNNNNNNNNNNNNNNNNNNNNNNNNNNNNNNNNNNNNNNNNNNNNNNNNNNNNNNNNNNNNNNNNNNNNNNNNNNNNNNNNNNNNNNNNNNNNNNNNNNNNNNNNNNNNNNNNNNNNNNNNNNNNNNNNNNNNNNNNNNNNNNNNNNNNNNNNNNNNNNNNNNNNNNNNNNNNNNNNNNNNNNNNNNNNNNNNNNNNNNNNNNNNNNNNNNNNNNNNNNNNNNNNNNNNNNNNNNNNNNNNNNNNNNNNNNNNNNNNNNNNNNNNNNNNNNNNNNNNNNNNNNNNNNNNNNNNNNNNNNNNNNNNNNNNNNNNNNNNNNNNNNNNNNNNNNNNNNNNNNNNNNNNNNNNNNNNNNNNNNNNNNNNNNNNNNNNNNNNNNNNNNNNNNNNNNNNNNNNNNNNNNNNNNNNNNNNNNNNNNNNNNNNNNNNNNNNNNNNNNNNNNNNNNNNNNNNNNNNNNNNNNNNNNNNNNNNNNNNNNNNNNNNNNNNNNNNNNNNNNNNNNNNNNNNNNNNNNNNNNNNNNNNNNNNNNNNNNNNNNNNNNNNNNNNNNNNNNNNNNNNNNNNNNNNNNNNNNNNNNNNNNNNNNNNNNNNNNNNNNNNNNNNNNNNNNNNNNNNNNNNNNNNNNNNNNNNNNNNNNNNNNNNNNNNNNNNNNNNNNNNNNNNNNNNNNNNNNNNNNNNNNNNNNNNNNNNNNNNNNNNNNNNNNNNNNNNNNNNNNNNNNNNNNNNNNNNNNNNNNNNgggtactttctctagctcctacattgggggccctgtgttccatccaatagatgactgtgagcatccacttctgtatttgccaggcactggcaaagcctcacaggagacagctatatcagggtcctttcagcaaaatcttcctggcatatgcaatagtgtctgcgtttggtggctgattatgggatggacccctgggtggggtagtctctggatgaggACCAGCATTTCAAACACAGCTACACCAAAGGCTTTTGGGGGCTATGGGGCGATGAGAAACCCTGAAGGCTTTCCGGGAACTCTTTAGAATTTTATGTCTCTTGTTTGTATCTCTATATAGTAATATAAGAAAAATGAGGAACaccatatatataaacacacacacatacacacacacacacatatatatacacacacactcactcacacacacacacacatacacatatacatatctatgtatatatggatatatatgtttgtatatatatatgtttttaaaatatatttcaaaaacaaatatattttttaatatatgaaacaAATTCAATGTAGAAGGTTGCTACTAGCCTTAGCAGCGAATTCTTTATTTCAGTGACTTTGAAGCTGAGTGTGTCACTTTCTTACATACAGCCTACCAAATGTCAAAAAGCATAGTAGAAGGCTCGGTGTGGTAGTgtaagcctttagtcccagcacttgggaggcagagataggtggatctctgtaagttccacaACAGGCAGAGCTGTACAGTGGGACTCTCCctgtcaaccaaccaaccagcacAGCAGAACCCATAGAAGCCAATGCTCTGACAAGGGCAAGCTTGACATCACACCATGCACACCCACATGCCTTGCTTCAGTAGTTAACACACTCCATCTTTTTCACTTACATTGCACGAGTCCTTTCCACCACGGAGATCCCCTGCACAAATCATGTTTAGTCCAATTACAGGATTAAAATTATAGTGTTTTACATCATTGCAGACTTTTCTGTCTATGACAGTGATGTTGACTTCTCTCAGAGTATCAGAGGGAGGTGACTTATTGCCAAATCTCCCCCACCCTGCTACTCGGCATCGGGTTCCTGGTTTCACATCATACCCCTTTTTAGGTAAGTGAAGGATAGCCACATTTCTGTTAACTGTTGCTTTTTTCTTTAGCtgtaagaagaaaaagagaactagTTAAGAATATGGGATTAGTATTAATGTTTGAACTTCTTACCCAGTCCTCTGGGGCTCTCTTATTTGTACCAGGGAAGGGACTAGGGATAAACTCTTTCATGTATGTGCTGAAACATATTCTGTGACTCAAAAGGACAACCAGAGGTACATACCTGTACAAGTTGTAGATCCCCCTCATGTGTATATTGGTCATAGCATGGATAGGGAAATGCTTTCTTAACAGTGAGTATCTGTTGTTCTGGCTCCTTCTTGAGCGAGTGAGCCCCAAGAATGACCTGAGATCTCTTTCCCCTGTAATAGATAGAACACTAGTTACTAGTTTAATCAGGGACTGGGCATAATATATATTGGACAACTTCGTTACGACATTTGTATATATGCTCCTTTTGGAGAAAATTGGTGTCTTAAAAGATTAAACCTGCTTTGAAGGATAAGGTGTTAGGACTCTGTTATCATCACTGCCTTAGCTTTATGTAGCTTTAACAAAACACTGTATGCTGGGTATGTAACAGAGAACAGATAGAGCTTTCTTGTGGCNNNNNNNNNNNNNNNNNNNNNNNNNNNNNNNNNNNNNNNNNNNNNNNNNNNNNNNNNNNNNNNNNNNNNNNNNNNNNNNNNNNNNNNNNNNNNNNNNNNNNNNNNNNNNNNNNNNNNNNNNNNNNNNNNNNNNNNNNNNNNNNNNNNNNNNNNNNNNNNNNNNNNNNNNNNNNNNNNNNNNNNNNNNNNNNNNNNNNNNNNNNNNNNNNNNNNNNNNNNNNNNNNNNNNNNNNNNNNNNNNNNNNNNNNNNNNNNNNNNNNNNNNNNNNNNNNNNNNNNNNNNNNNNNNNNNNNNNNNNNNNNNNNNNNNNNNNNNNNNNNNNNNNNNNNNNNNNNNNNNNNNNNNNNNNNNNNNNNNNNNNNNNNNNNNNNNNNNNNNNNNNNNNNNNNNNNNNNNNNNNNNNNNNNNNNNNNNNNNNNNNNNNNNNNNNNNNNNNNNNNNNNNNNNNNNNNNNNNNNNN
It encodes:
- the LOC110307743 gene encoding granzyme A, producing MRNACGPRVPSLATLLLLLLIPEGGCERIIGGDTVVPHSRPYMALLKLSSNTICAGALIENNWVLTAAHCNVGKRSQVILGAHSLKKEPEQQILTVKKAFPYPCYDQYTHEGDLQLVQLKKKATVNRNVAILHLPKKGYDVKPGTRCRVAGWGRFGNKSPPSDTLREVNITVIDRKVCNDVKHYNFNPVIGLNMICAGDLRGGKDSCNVSEKDGVC